In Schistocerca nitens isolate TAMUIC-IGC-003100 chromosome 10, iqSchNite1.1, whole genome shotgun sequence, a single window of DNA contains:
- the LOC126210615 gene encoding uncharacterized protein LOC126210615, protein MALKWQVMQLIIVVATYSFVASEYETNEFKVTSIPSSSGLYYDHVGQVEIYSTTWRIVTYVNLDVITERFQKAERYGKAAVQRCRDTLKQLNIGLIECRVLDQQVTHHVEKITGLQQLVQQLTKHETRRKRGVFNFVGQVSKILFGTLDEADAAYYKERIDAMEKNSEGLLRLTKEQVAVVRATLAGVNRTVYTLESNEHILRTGMQRLERFMKDYVKETYIGFKRVATFATVTEQVLQLSAVFGQIEEEYEQIINAIVNAQKGILQPHIINPVQIVKYLSLIRDELKDVKFPVPLAESSGYLLLRIIDLDVFISGSILGYVINIPLIDNNNFNLYRVLPLPKEIPNMKGRYIYIQPEKEFLLIDESKRQYAKLSADDLKCKELSKNRRLCRQSFALLSTFDHEECEAKLLQPVREIPEDCVRKIVALNQSLWTHLNSNEWLYVAPKEEGLTVLCGKEAPKDLLMKGVGKISFYSKCKGYGTRVFIQTDRVIHSNVTKKDIIPQINLEFDCCEVNKEKKNVSMLNLDLPLEQVVTQLDDLKVAGKRLDDVQRMVERQEEELKYSRYFTHYSVTTYIAIAIVICIVITCCCKNCKCCKECFKSLWKYFDDSNCCGKVCIRNTIVNQYPETSLSRRQANKDTEEVVIYERCGKNQEDSVLFRNRR, encoded by the coding sequence atGGCACTCAAGTGGCAAGTGATGCAACTCATCATAGTGGTAGCAACATACAGCTTCGTTGCATCAGAATACGAAACGAATGAATTCAAAGTAACCTCAATACCAAGTTCATCAGGACTATATTACGATCATGTAGGACAAGTAGAGATATACAGTACCACATGGAGAATAGTCACATATGTTAATTTAGATGTAATAACAGAAAGATTCCAAAAAGCAGAGAGGTACGGTAAGGCAGCGGTACAGAGGTGCCGTGACACATTGAAACAATTGAACATTGGGTTAATAGAATGTAGAGTATTGGATCAGCAAGTTACACATCATGTAGAGAAGATTACAGGGCTACAGCAACTCGTACAGCAACTCACAAAACACGAAACCAGAAGAAAGAGAGGAGTGTTCAACTTCGTCGGACAGGTAAGTAAGATACTGTTCGGAACATTGGACGAAGCAGATGCAGCATACTATAAGGAAAGAATAGATGCGATGGAAAAGAACTCTGAAGGTTTGCTGAGGTTAaccaaggaacaggtggcagtggtAAGGGCCACATTAGCAGGAGTAAACAGAACAGTGTATACACTAGAATCAAACGAACACATTCTAAGGACAGGCATGCAGAGACTAGAAAGGTTCATGAAGGATTACGTAAAGGAAACATATATAGGTTTCAAACGAGTAGCAACTTTTGCCACTGTAACGGAACAAGTATTGCAATTATCGGCAGTGTTTGGCCAAATCGAAGAAGAGTACGAGCAAATAATAAATGCCATTGTGAATGCTCAAAAGGGAATACTTCAGCCTCATATAATTAATCCAGTGCAAATTGTGAAGTATCTAAGTTTAATCCGGGACGAATTAAAGGACGTGaagtttcctgttcctctcgcagagTCATCAGGCTACCTATTGTTAAGAATAATAGATCTAGATGTTTTCATTTCTGGTAGCATATTAGGATACGTAATTAATATCCCTCTAATAGacaataataatttcaatttgTACAGAGTTCTTCCATTACCAAAGGAGATCCCAAATATGAAAGGGAGGTACATATACATACAGCCAGAGAAAGAATTTCTACTGATAGATGAATCCAAAAGGCAGTACGCGAAACTTTCTGCGGATGATTTAAAATGTAAAGAGTTGAGTAAGAACAGAAGACTGTGCAGACAGTCATTCGCATTGCTATCGACATTCGACCATGAGGAATGCGAAGCCAAGTTATTACAACCGGTAAGAGAAATTCCGGAAGATTGCGTGCGAAAAATAGTCGCACTAAATCAGAGCCTTTGGACCCATCTAAACAGTAACGAATGGCTATATGTAGCGCCTAAGGAAGAAGGACTGACAGTATTATGTGGAAAGGAAGCCCCGAAGGATTTATTAATGAAAGGGGTAGGGAAGATAAGTTTTTATAGCAAATGTAAAGGGTATGGAACAAGAGTGTTCATACAAACAGATAGAGTAATACATAGTAACGTAACTAAAAAGGATATAATACCTCAAATTAACTTAGAATTTGACTGTTGTGAGgtaaacaaagaaaagaagaatgTCTCAATGCTAAATTTAGATTTACCATTGGAGCAGGTTGTAACACAATTAGACGACTTGAAAGTCGCTGGGAAAAGGTTGGACGATGTCCAGCGGATGGTCGAAAGGCAGGAGGAGGAACTAAAATACTCCAGATACTTTACCCATTACTCAGTAACTACATACATAGCTATAGCAATAGTCATTTGTATTGTAATAACATGttgttgtaaaaattgtaaatgctgTAAAGAATGTTTCAAAAGTTTATGGAAGTACTTTGACGATAGTAATTGTTGTGGAAAAGTATGTATAAGAAACACTATAGTAAATCAATATCCAGAGACTAGCTTAAGTAGAAGACAAGCTAATAAAGACACTGAAGAGGTAGTAATATACGAAAGATGTGGGAAAAACCAAGAAGATTCAGTTCTGTTCAGAAACAGGCGTTAA